From the Clostridium sp. Marseille-P299 genome, one window contains:
- a CDS encoding DUF6142 family protein codes for MIIRKSSIKFKGRVHSKKGIISMLLGLSSLIAFVVISFISGKHQGNGGIELGIIGLIFAACSVYGFILSTKSFKEKDIYLTAPIMGIGVNGIMVIVFFSLYIVGILS; via the coding sequence ATGATTATTAGAAAAAGTAGTATAAAATTTAAAGGAAGGGTTCATTCCAAAAAAGGGATTATTTCTATGTTACTTGGGCTAAGTTCGCTCATTGCCTTTGTTGTAATCTCTTTTATTTCTGGTAAACATCAGGGAAATGGTGGCATTGAACTTGGTATAATTGGACTTATATTTGCTGCATGTTCTGTATATGGATTTATATTAAGTACAAAGAGTTTTAAAGAAAAAGATATTTATTTAACAGCTCCAATCATGGGCATTGGTGTAAATGGAATTATGGTAATTGTCTTTTTTAGTTTATATATTGTGGGTATACTATCTTAA
- a CDS encoding VanZ family protein yields the protein MKEGKERLLHVISFILFVIYLISISYFLFFSERYGRTEFNDDYRYNLVLFQEIKRFLKYRHVIGIEGFIVNLFGNVLAFTPFGFCLPLINSRYKNFFKIVIWSFLFSLSIETIQLLYKIGIFDVDDLLLNTIGGAIGYLFLKLLTFTFRKKKK from the coding sequence GTGAAAGAAGGGAAAGAAAGACTTCTACATGTAATTAGTTTTATATTGTTCGTTATTTATTTGATCAGTATTTCTTATTTTCTTTTCTTTAGTGAGAGATATGGGAGAACTGAATTTAATGATGATTATCGTTATAACTTAGTGTTATTTCAAGAGATAAAACGATTCTTAAAATATCGTCATGTCATTGGGATTGAAGGCTTCATTGTTAATTTATTTGGCAATGTACTAGCATTTACTCCATTCGGTTTTTGTCTTCCGTTAATTAATTCTAGATACAAAAATTTCTTTAAAATTGTTATATGGTCTTTTTTATTTAGTCTATCCATTGAAACAATACAATTACTTTATAAAATTGGAATCTTTGATGTCGATGACCTATTATTAAATACAATAGGAGGAGCTATTGGTTATCTCTTTCTAAAATTACTTACATTTACATTTCGTAAAAAGAAAAAGTAA
- the purE gene encoding 5-(carboxyamino)imidazole ribonucleotide mutase, with the protein MAKVGIVMGSDSDLPVMSKAAEILEKFGIEYDITVISAHRMPDIFFEYAKGAEEKGYKVIIAGAGGAAHLPGMAAAIFPMPVIGVPIHSKALSGVDSLYSIVQMPSGIPVATVAIDGAANAGILAAKILATSDDSILEKLKAYKEELKEGVVAKKEKLEKVGYKEYMK; encoded by the coding sequence ATGGCAAAAGTAGGTATTGTTATGGGAAGTGACTCTGACCTTCCAGTTATGAGTAAGGCAGCAGAAATCTTAGAGAAATTCGGAATTGAGTATGATATTACAGTAATTTCAGCACACAGAATGCCAGACATATTCTTTGAATATGCAAAGGGTGCAGAAGAAAAAGGTTACAAAGTAATTATAGCAGGAGCAGGTGGAGCTGCTCATCTTCCAGGAATGGCAGCCGCAATTTTCCCTATGCCAGTCATTGGTGTTCCAATTCATTCAAAAGCACTTAGTGGAGTAGATTCCTTATACTCCATCGTTCAAATGCCAAGTGGTATTCCTGTAGCTACAGTAGCAATTGATGGCGCTGCTAATGCAGGTATTTTAGCCGCTAAAATTTTAGCAACTTCTGATGATTCTATTTTAGAGAAGTTAAAGGCTTATAAAGAAGAATTAAAAGAAGGCGTTGTTGCAAAAAAAGAAAAACTTGAAAAAGTAGGATATAAAGAATATATGAAGTAA
- a CDS encoding aminopeptidase: protein MKNVEMLQEENELILERYELSMERIYSMKEEDTVNELFRPFFKKMGEFFERIQSIVNEVKDGTLRSKSIEELKEINTALYEDILPGAYEESYANPDYAVKVFGDNYGKLLSFLYTEIRSLIPCAFEYRLFPITVTAELLIEIYNFFEEENEFTAKEIKRSIYYFVHDYCEDYFEFRMRETSDPTYTYAYDIIMEEDLNDLRYLYYFGDYISDNELKIASFLNALPEEEVKAMADTYTEGYIRGFETMGMDLSKKEIVGIRYFIGFERMMKYAFENFKRIGKKLVVYRVATDTINKKPGRKVGYYATSPNLQYEYDHRNDRGLYFDKVMKERMLQAMKEAYEKYKLDLAVYAGPAVLETFGEPDFDPISKDTAIKLSEKQQKLLTEYANDVSMLAMNYMKADETSFTIIAYPLPSIGDKFEEIFRETVKVNTLDNDTYKRIQQFIIDALDEGEYCHILGTNGNETDLKVMLYDLKDKEKETRFENCTADVNIPVGEVFTSPKLTGTNGCLNVSKVFLNGLEYKGLNLTFKDGMIAEYTCTNFDNEEDNKNFIKENLLMNHDTLPLGEFAIGTNTTAYVMGRNFDIQRKLPILIAEKTGPHFAVGDTCYKMSEDHKVFNPDGKEIVARDNEVSIIRKTDRTKAYFNCHTDITIPYNEIGEISVYSSNGTKVDIIKDGRFVLPGTLELNEALQRLK, encoded by the coding sequence ATGAAAAATGTTGAAATGTTGCAGGAAGAAAATGAATTAATCTTGGAACGTTATGAATTGTCTATGGAACGTATTTATAGCATGAAAGAAGAAGATACGGTAAATGAATTATTCCGTCCATTTTTCAAAAAGATGGGGGAATTTTTTGAAAGGATTCAAAGTATTGTAAATGAAGTAAAAGATGGAACGTTAAGAAGTAAATCTATTGAGGAATTAAAGGAGATAAATACTGCATTATATGAAGATATATTACCAGGAGCATATGAAGAAAGTTATGCGAATCCTGATTATGCAGTAAAAGTATTTGGAGATAATTATGGAAAATTATTATCTTTTTTATATACTGAAATTCGTAGTTTAATTCCTTGTGCATTTGAATATCGTTTATTTCCTATTACAGTAACCGCAGAATTATTGATAGAGATTTATAATTTCTTTGAAGAAGAGAATGAATTTACAGCAAAAGAAATTAAGCGCTCTATTTATTATTTTGTACATGATTATTGTGAAGATTATTTTGAATTTCGTATGAGAGAAACTTCAGATCCTACTTACACATATGCTTATGATATCATAATGGAAGAAGATTTGAATGATTTAAGATACCTATATTATTTTGGCGATTATATTAGTGACAATGAATTAAAAATAGCTTCTTTCTTAAATGCATTGCCAGAAGAAGAAGTAAAGGCTATGGCAGATACGTATACCGAAGGTTATATCCGTGGTTTTGAAACAATGGGTATGGATCTTAGTAAAAAGGAAATCGTAGGAATTCGTTATTTCATAGGATTTGAACGTATGATGAAATATGCCTTTGAGAATTTTAAACGAATTGGTAAGAAGCTAGTTGTATATAGAGTAGCGACGGATACAATCAATAAAAAGCCAGGTAGAAAAGTTGGATATTATGCAACAAGCCCAAATCTTCAATATGAGTATGATCATCGTAATGATAGAGGCTTGTATTTCGATAAAGTTATGAAAGAACGTATGCTTCAAGCAATGAAAGAAGCTTATGAAAAATACAAACTTGATCTAGCAGTTTATGCTGGTCCTGCGGTACTTGAAACCTTTGGTGAACCTGATTTTGATCCAATCAGCAAAGATACAGCAATAAAACTTAGTGAAAAACAACAAAAACTTTTGACAGAATATGCGAATGATGTTAGTATGCTAGCAATGAATTACATGAAGGCAGATGAGACATCCTTTACAATAATTGCTTATCCACTTCCTTCCATTGGTGATAAGTTTGAAGAAATCTTTCGTGAAACAGTTAAGGTAAATACACTTGACAATGATACGTATAAAAGAATTCAACAATTCATTATTGATGCATTGGATGAAGGTGAATATTGTCATATCCTTGGTACAAATGGGAATGAAACAGATCTTAAAGTAATGCTTTATGACTTAAAGGATAAAGAAAAGGAAACAAGATTTGAAAATTGTACTGCGGATGTTAACATTCCAGTCGGTGAAGTTTTCACTTCTCCAAAATTAACTGGAACCAATGGATGTTTAAATGTTAGCAAGGTGTTTTTAAATGGTTTAGAGTATAAAGGGCTTAATTTAACATTTAAGGATGGTATGATTGCCGAATATACTTGCACCAATTTTGATAATGAAGAGGACAATAAGAATTTTATTAAAGAAAACCTATTAATGAACCATGACACACTTCCTCTTGGTGAATTTGCAATTGGAACCAATACAACCGCTTATGTTATGGGACGTAATTTTGATATACAAAGAAAGCTTCCAATCTTAATCGCTGAAAAAACAGGCCCTCATTTTGCAGTTGGTGATACCTGCTATAAAATGAGTGAAGATCATAAAGTGTTTAATCCTGACGGAAAAGAAATTGTTGCAAGAGACAATGAAGTTTCCATTATAAGAAAAACAGACCGTACGAAGGCATATTTTAATTGCCATACAGATATTACTATTCCATATAACGAAATCGGGGAGATATCGGTATATAGCAGTAATGGTACAAAGGTTGACATAATTAAGGATGGTCGTTTTGTATTGCCAGGTACCCTAGAACTTAACGAGGCATTGCAAAGGCTAAAATAA